A stretch of Acidimicrobiales bacterium DNA encodes these proteins:
- the recN gene encoding DNA repair protein RecN, whose amino-acid sequence MLTELVVRDLGVIDELSLVLGEGMTAVTGETGAGKTLIVGAIDLLTGGRADASLVRPGADEAEIEGRFVHGDEEIVVRRVIPRDGRSRVYIDGRLATVAALSEHGADLVDLHGQHAHQSLLKQPVQRAALDRFGAIDTTALAALVDDLRAVDAALAELGGDERARAREIDLLQHQLDEIEAAGITGPDEDERLDREEDVLADATAHREAAATARSLLDADGAAAGAVGEALTALEGRAPFADLEERLRSMIAELADLAAEARDRVEGIEDDPERLAALRERRAMLRELRRKYGADLAEVAAYGAETAERLAELRSHDERAVALDGRRGELLTALTAEQKRVRAAREAAAPRLAAAVEKHLAGLAMKGAHLAISVEGDAGDEVTFRLAANAGHDPQPLAKVASGGELARTMLALRLVLSAGPPTLVFDEVDAGIGGEAANTVGSSLAELADTHQVLVVTHLAQVAAVADHHVAITKRERKGSTVSAAVLLDHESRITEVSRMLSGSPDSEAAREHAIELLGAGRA is encoded by the coding sequence GTGCTGACCGAGCTGGTCGTGCGGGATCTCGGCGTGATCGACGAGCTGTCACTCGTCCTCGGGGAGGGAATGACCGCGGTCACCGGCGAGACCGGCGCGGGCAAGACCCTCATCGTGGGCGCCATCGACCTGCTCACCGGGGGCCGGGCCGACGCGTCGCTCGTGCGCCCCGGCGCCGACGAGGCGGAGATCGAGGGCCGTTTCGTCCACGGTGACGAGGAGATCGTGGTGCGGCGGGTCATTCCCCGCGACGGCCGGAGTCGGGTCTACATCGATGGGCGCCTGGCCACGGTCGCCGCGTTGAGCGAACACGGCGCCGACCTGGTCGACCTGCACGGCCAGCACGCCCACCAGTCGCTCCTGAAGCAGCCGGTCCAGCGCGCCGCCCTCGACCGCTTCGGCGCCATCGACACCACCGCGTTGGCCGCGCTGGTCGACGATCTGCGGGCGGTCGACGCCGCGTTGGCCGAGTTGGGCGGCGACGAACGGGCCCGGGCCCGCGAGATCGATCTGCTGCAACACCAGCTCGACGAGATCGAGGCGGCGGGGATCACCGGCCCTGACGAGGACGAGCGGCTCGACCGCGAGGAAGACGTGCTGGCCGATGCCACGGCCCACCGCGAGGCTGCGGCCACGGCTCGCTCCCTGTTGGATGCCGACGGCGCCGCCGCCGGGGCGGTCGGGGAGGCGCTCACCGCGCTCGAGGGGCGGGCCCCGTTCGCCGACCTGGAGGAGCGTCTGCGGTCGATGATCGCGGAGCTGGCCGATCTCGCCGCCGAGGCGCGTGACCGGGTCGAGGGGATCGAGGACGACCCGGAGCGGCTCGCCGCCCTCCGCGAGCGGCGGGCGATGCTGCGCGAACTCCGTCGCAAGTACGGCGCCGATCTCGCCGAGGTCGCCGCCTACGGCGCCGAGACCGCCGAGCGGCTGGCCGAACTGCGCAGCCACGACGAGCGGGCCGTTGCGCTCGACGGGCGTCGGGGCGAACTGCTGACCGCCCTCACCGCCGAGCAGAAACGGGTCCGCGCTGCGCGCGAAGCGGCGGCGCCGAGGCTCGCCGCCGCGGTCGAGAAGCACCTCGCCGGTCTCGCGATGAAGGGAGCCCACCTGGCGATCTCCGTCGAGGGCGACGCGGGCGACGAGGTCACGTTCCGGCTCGCCGCCAATGCCGGCCACGATCCGCAACCGCTGGCCAAGGTCGCGTCGGGCGGCGAGCTCGCCCGCACGATGCTGGCGCTGCGGCTCGTGCTGAGCGCCGGGCCGCCCACGCTGGTGTTCGACGAGGTCGACGCCGGCATCGGCGGCGAGGCCGCCAACACGGTCGGTTCGTCGCTGGCCGAGTTGGCTGACACCCATCAGGTCCTGGTGGTCACCCATCTGGCCCAGGTCGCCGCCGTCGCCGATCACCATGTGGCGATCACCAAGCGCGAACGGAAGGGCTCGACCGTCAGCGCGGCCGTGCTGCTCGACCACGAATCACGCATCACCGAGGTGAGCCGGATGCTCTCCGGTTCGCCCGATTCCGAGGCGGCCCGCGAGCACGCGATCGAGCTTCTGGGCGCCGGTCGTGCGTGA